AAAAACAGGTGGAAGCATTACCGCCTTCCTTACCATTTATGACTTTTCCTATGAAATGACGACCATGCTTTCCGTTGACGAAAGAGAAGTCATGCGACAAGCCATGATCGACGACAAAGTGGATTGGCTTACCAGTATTGTTGATGCCCATCAGAAGCAAACCGATGTGCCCATCAATGTAAAAGTTGCGTGGCATAACCGCCCTTACGAAGGCATTATTATTGAGTGTATGGAGCAAGGCCACGATCTCATAGTAAAAGGCACTCAAAAGCACGATACACTTAAATCAGTTATTTTTACTCCAACAGATTGGCACCTGTTAAGAAAAGCGCCGGCTTCTGTTTTGTTAGTTAAAGAACACGATTGGCCAGCAAACGGTCAGATCCTTGCTGCGGTGAATGTGGGTACAGAAGACGAAGCACATCAGTCTTTGAACAAACGAGTTACCAAAACAGCCCACGATATGGCATCGATACTGAAAGCAAACGTTCATTTGGTGAATTCTTACCCTGGAACTCCGGTAAACATTGCCATTGAGATCCCGGAATTCGACCCTCAAGGCTATAACGAATCGGTAAAAGCCTATCACGATAAATGCATGACTTCCCACGCGCAAACTCATCAAGTTGCTTTGGAAAACTGCCACGTTAAGGAAGGCTTGCCTGAAGATGTTATTCCAGCAGTCGCTAAAGAAATCGACGCAGAATTAGTGATCATCGGTACTATCGGACGTGTCGGTATTTCTGCGGCGTTAATTGGTAATACCGCAGAGCACGTTATTGATATGCTGGACTGTGATGTTTTGGCGTTAAAGCCAGAAGGCTTTGAATCTCCTGTGCAGTTGAACTAGTTCTCGTCACACTTCATTTAATTCTACATATTCATTTTATAAGCCCTGTTTTTACATCAGGGCTTATTTTATTCTCCATACATACCATAATCTTGTCTCTTTTCGGCTCAAACCGGTATTTTAGGTTGATTATTTCCACTGGTCGGTGTACTTATCTAGCTGCTTCGATAACAACTTATTTTCATTACATTCACACACAAAAACTGGAAGCATCATGACAAATCACGGGAACATCACACACACATTAAAGCCAAGTAAGCTGTCGCTGGCGATATTGTTTGGATTAAGCTCTCTGGCCGGAGGTCTGTCAGCACAGGAGCAAGCTCCTGCCCAAGACTCTGCAAAACAAGAATATAGCGGTATCGAAATTATTAACGTTACTGCACAAAAACGTACCGAAAACCTTCAAGAAGTGCCTATCGCTATCAGCGCTTTCTCGGAAGATGCCATTCGTAAAATCGGTGCATCAGATTTAAATGATTTAGGCTTATACACTTCAGGTTTCGAATCAAATAACGCGACCGCAACGCAAACCACCTGGACAGTACGTGGCATCACCACCAATGACTTCGGTATCGGCCTTGACCCTGCGGTAGCCGTTTATATCGACGGTGTATACATCGGTCGTCGCGGTACGTCAAACCTGAACTTCAACGATGTGGAGCGCGTGGAAATCCTGAAAGGCCCTCAAGGTACGCTATTTGGTCGTAACTCTGCTGCTGGTGCAGTTAACATTATCACCAAATCACCCGTTATTGATTACGAAGGTAACGTTCGAGTGACTTTAGGTAACTACTACAAACGTAAATTTGAAGGCTTGGTTAACATCCCTATTAACGACAACTGGTCGTTCCGAGGTTCATATACTTCCAATAATCGCGATGGTTATTTAGACGCCATCGGTAGAGAAGACCTGGGTAATGAACACGATTGGGGTATTCGAGCCAGTTTATTTGCTGAATATGTGGATTTTGAAGCCGTGATTCGTGCTGACATTTCCAAGCTAAATCAAGATTCTCGTCCGGCAGTCACAATGAATACAGGCTACGGCCTTGGCGATCCTTTCGGCCCGGTTGAAACCGACGGCGGTGATGACGTATACGAAGCGCGTGACGTTAAGGGTATTTCTGCCGAGTTGAACTGGCATTTTGGCGACGTGACTTTCACGTCGATTACAGCCTATCGTGAATTCACACGTTACAACGGTATGGAAGATGACGGAAGCGCCTTTGACAGAGCCTATTTCGTGAGTGTTCTGGATGAAGACCAGGATCAGTTCAGTCAGGAATTCCGCTTAACGGGTGCATCAGACACTCTCAAATGGACTTTGGGCGCGACTTACTTTAAGGAAGACATCGCGCAAGATACTCACGCCAGATTTAAATTCCAAACCTTCGATGGTTTTGCGTTAACCAATGCAGGTCTTGATCCATCGTTGATTCCATCAATTCAGCCTGGTTTAGGTATGGCGGGTCTTTTCCTGACACGCATTCCAGCACAAACCTTAGGCGCTATTGCGGCTTCGACTATATTCACTCCTGAGCAGGTATTAGGTTTGATTGTTGCAGCAAACTATGGACGCCCATACGCAGAATCAACCTACAATAATAATGAGGTTGAAAGCTGGGCGGCTTATGCAGACGCCACCTACTCTATTACCGATAAGCTGGATTTAACCGTAGGTTTGCGTTACACGCGCGATGAGAAAACCTTTGATATCTTCACGCAATACCAGAACGAAATCATTATTCCATTTGAAGGCTATGACAACATTCCTATCGGTATCGCCTTTGCAGTGCCAACCGATGTGACCCAGAATGCAACCTGGAGCAAGTTAACACCGCGCGTCGTCCTTGATTATCAATGGACTAAAGACCTGATGACTTACGCAAGTTACTCAGAAGGTTTCAAAGCAGGCGGATTTAACACTTTGGGTGAAGCCCCTCCAGTTGATGAAGAAACGGTAGAAAACATCGAAATCGGATTAAAATCCTCCTGGATGGACAACCAGATCCGCTTGAACCTTGCCTTGTTCAGCTACGACTATACCGACTTGCAAAACCACGAGTTAGACGGGCCAGCAGGAACGGTTCCAACCTACAATTTGCGTAACGTTGATGCAGAAGGTCAAGGTGCTGAGGTTGAATTCAAATGGCAAGCCACAGATGACTTCCTGATTTCGGCTAACTATGGCTATCTCGACACTGAGTACACTAAATGGGGTTACTTCCCTTGGGAATTGGAAGAAATCGCACAAGGCGGCACAGTTGCCGATTTAACTGGCGAACCTATTTCTGGCATGCCTAAAACGCGCTACAGCATTGCATTCGATTACATGATGGAATTGGATATTGGCGAGTTTGCATGGCACTTCGACTATGCTCATAGCGGCGAACGCCAACAGGATTTGGATGGGCCACAATTAGCTGTATTGCCTTATGACCCCAGCCAGGTAGAAGGCTTAACGCCTGATAATAAGATCGATTCTTATAATCTGGCTAATTTCCGTTTAACTTACTTCCCGGCAGAAGGTGATTACAACATTTCACTTTATGCGCGTAACCTGTTTGACGAGAAATACCTGCTAGGCACAGGCGGTCAGGCCATGGCTGTAGGTTCTCCTATTGCTAACCCAGGTTTGCCTCGTATGTACGGTATCGAGTTTAGCTATAATTTCTAAACTGCTTTTTAGAATTGTATTGAGGGGACACTTGCTGTCCCCTTTTCTTTTAACGTAAGCCAACCAGGAGTAAGCATGTTTAAAGGCTCATGTCTTTGTGGAAAAGTTCGTTTTGAAATTATCGCTCTTGAATGATTTGCCATTGATCTAAATCAGAGTAACGAATTAACCAAACGATAGTATTTTACTCGTACCTGATGGAATAAACTTCATTCAGGTCTATGGTTAATATTTATACGTTATCTTATCCGGAGAATTTCCCATGGCAGATCCCAAACACACCCAGGAACAAATCGATAAATATAAAGGACATACTCGCTCTCCCAAAGATCCTTATGAACGTGGTAAAAATGATCGTGCCGGAGACAAGGACATCTCAGAAAAAGATGCCCAAGAAATGTCCCAGGAAGACTGGCAAGATTATGTTGATGGCAAAATGGGACGAGAGAAGCGGGATCGCTAAACGTCAGACCAACGATCAAATAATTCTTTGTAAGCCCTGCAACATGGGGCTTACCCACACAAATTATATCCGCTAACCATCCGGCTATTCATCCTCCCCCTATTCTCACGTATAATGCGCGCCAATTTTATGTGGTATCGGATTTTTGTCAGGTGACTCAAAAGCAACAGTACAGTTTCAACAAGCTGCAAAAGCGCTTACGACGCTTTGCAGGCAAAGCCATTGCTGATTTCAATATGATTGAAGATGGCGACAAAGTCATGGTGTGTTTATCGGGTGGTAAGGATAGCTACACCATGTTAGATATTCTATTGTTCTTGCGCAGCCATGCACCTATTCACTTTGATATCGTTGCTGTGAACCTGGATCAAAAACAACCGGGTTTCCCGGAAGATGTCCTGCCCACTTACTTACAAAGTATTGGTGTAGAGTACAAGATAGTTGAAGAAAACACCTACGCTATCGTAAAAGACAAGATCCCTGAAGGAAAAACCACCTGCTCACTTTGTTCTCGTTTACGTCGTGGTATTTTGTACCGTACAGCAACAGAAATTGGTGCTACAAAAATCGCTTTAGGCCATCACCGTGACGATATTTTAGAAACCCTGTTTTTGAATATGTTTCATGGCGGAAAGCTTAAAGCCATGCCGCCGAAACTGGTCAGCGATGACGGCAAACATGTTGTCATTCGCCCTCTTGCTTATTGTACGGAAAAAGACATCACCAAATACGCAAAGGCACAACAGTTCCCTATCATTCCATGTAACTTATGCGGCTCTCAGGAAAATCTGCAACGCAAAGCTATTAAGATGATGCTACAAGAGTGGGCGCGTAAATACCCGGGACGCATTGAAAACATGTTCAGAGCGGTACAGAACGTCGCGCCTTCACACTTGGCAGATGTTAACCTGTATAACTTTGTTGATATCAAAGCGACGGGCGCTCCGGTGGAAGATGGCGATACTGCATTTGATGCGCCAGACTTCCCTGCATCATCACAGCTCTATTCACAAGAAGCCGAGCTTGATGATGACGTGCAAATTATCTCGTTAAATTAGGAGATAGCGGCGATAATCAAACCTAATCAACCCAGGCGCTGATATATTCAAAGCCTGGGGTTAGTTCCACAGCCTCGGTATTCGCACCAAGCCAATCTTTGGAAAGCAACAAACGCTTATCTTGTTTTGTTGCATTGTTCAGGTTGGGCACACTGGAAGCCATGTCGTAATGCAACTGAATGCCCTTGGTTTCTGGCATTAAAAACGACAGAAAACTTCCCACTTCTTTAAAAAAAGTTCGGAATTGACCGTCGATTTTATTCAGCTGTTCAGAAGAAATTTGCGTTTCCCAGTTTGGCTTAGCCAGAATCAACACCGACATATCACAATCGCCCTGATTAGGAGAAAACTGAACATTCACGGTGGCATTTGCCAGTTTTAAAGCCTTCTCTTTGGGTAGTGTAAAGCGTTGCAAAGTATCGACTGTTACCGGAATATCCTGCTTTTGAGTGTGTATAAAGACATTCTTAATAGCACAAGGCTTTTTACTTTGATGCTGGGCAAACCCAAAAGCGAATTGCAGCGCATCCAGCTCTTCGGTATCCAATTTGCGTAGGTGGCTATAAAAATCAGAATAACTGAAAATAAGTTGGTCTGGGTTTTCACTGCTTTTTTCGGGTACGGCTAAAATGGGGAAACTAAAAACAAGGGTAATCAATACCAATAAAGACCACTTAAACTTTGTCACATGTACTTCCTATTGACTCTGATCATTGATTGTAATTCTTCAACATAAGCCTGTCCCCGCTCAGAATAACTAAGCAACCCTTCGATTAAGGCTTCTGCTGTAATAGGTTGCTGAGTATCGCGCAATGCCGCACGAATATTACGCATCTCACGGTAAGCATAATGGCGATTTAAGTTATTCAGATAACGAGATACCCCGTGTTCCAGGCTGGAAAATTTTGCCACTTCATGATTGGAATCATCGTCTCTCTGGCGGGGAACAAAGCCACAGCCTTTACGAAAGCACCACAAGCCAAAAAAGTTATATCCCTGACGAGCAAATCGAGAAGTTCCCCAAGCCGATTCATTGGCGGCCTGAACCAAGACCAATTCATAGGGTATGATGTCGACTTTAAGTAGCAGCTTATTCAGTGCCTTGACGTTTACCTTCTCGCATTCTACGTCATATTCTTCGCAAATCTCTAACACATCATCAATATCAGCGGAGCTAACAGTAGCGCCTCGACGCATTTGCTCGCGAATGCTCAGTAGTTCACTACGTTTTAGTAAAATGGCCTGATTTTGCTTTTCAACTTCAGGTTTTAAATATCCGAAGAAGGCCTGTTTCTTCTCACTGATACGATGGAAAGATGAAAAGTCGGGCATGGAGATACGATGTCGCTTTGCTGCAACAGCCATATCTTCTGGTGATTGCGGCGGAACAACAAAAGGATAAAAAAACGCCAGAACAGCTAAAAATACAACTGCCCCAACCCATATTCTTGTGCGTATCGATTTATGCATGGAATATATCGTCAGCTCTCAATTCTTGATCGTCGGATGTTTGAATATGAACATCAACACCAAAGACATTTCTATACAGTATACCTTTCACATTATAGTAGTAAGGCGCAACCCACACTAATGCGATCCCGAACGTTACAATACTTAATAGGCCCAACACCAAAAAAAACAAGTAAATTTTAACAAAGGCAAACCACTGATAATTGACCACTCGAATGGATGTGATTACCGATTCCGAAGGTCTTAGCTGTTTATCCAACAGCAAGGGTATAGCAAAGCCGGTAGCTACAAATAAATATACACCCGGCAAAATCAGTAACACAAAGCCTATATGCACTACCGCAGTCGTGATCAGCGTTGTCATAATAATTGGCAAACTCTTAGCCACAAAATGAAAGATGTAGGCCGGCCTGGTTATCGCCCCAACACTATGACTAATCCCCATCATGGAAAGAGAAGCAATAATGGGAGCCACTAACACAGTAATGATAATATCCAGTAAAAATCGATCACCCTCAGACATTTCCTGAAAGTTTTCCTGACCAGACAACTCTAATACTAAACCGGAAACCAATAAGGATGTCATGATAATGACAGCCAATCCTTTCAGGATATTAGACTTACTCTTCTTGGTGATCTCCCATCCCTCTTGCAGTATCTGGTTTACATCAACCTGATACTCTCCTCTTAATGCGGTATTTAGGTCTCCACCGACGCGTACTCGTGTTTTCAAAACAGTTATTTAAACCTTTTTGTTATCCCCGGCGACTATTATCCAGAATTACTTAAGTGATGGCTACAGTCAGCAGGCATGTCATTTGCAAACAGCCGTTGTAAGCAATAATCCTAAAATTTAGTCAAATTGGCAGATTTAAAGTAAATGGCAAAACAAAGCGAAAAGTAATTTCTTTATTAATCAAAAGGTTAATAGATGGCATTTAATTTGCCATTCAAACCAACAATGAAAAGCATGTATGACGTACTCACCGTACACAAGGAGAAAATCTAATGCGTAAGCCATTACTTGTTATTGCTCTTGCCGGATTATTTGCGACTCAAGCCATCGCGGGTAACAACAAAATCCGAATTAAAGAAGAAATAAATATCAACCCCAACAGTACCATCCATATCAATATTCCGGTTGGCGAATTCGTTCTTGATACCCATTCATCCAATACCATCGAGCTGAATGTCGAAGTTTCCGGCAAGGATAATGGTTGGTTTAGCAGTACCGATGTCAGTGATGCCCAGCTTTCCAAACGCATTGAAGATAAGCATGTCTATTTGCAAATTGATCAGGATGATTCAACACAGGAGTGGATTATCAGTATTCCTGTTAATGCTAACCTGGATTTGGATATGGGCGTTGGCGAAGCTCGAATTGAGAATGTGCAAACCAGTCTAAACATTGACGTGGGTGTGGGTGAAGTAGAGTTGAAACTGAGTGACGACAACTATGCGCTCATTGATCTGGATGCAGGGGTCGGTGAAGTGAACCTTAAGGGGTTTGACTCAGTTAATCATAAAAAACACATGGTTAGCGAATCTCTAAAATGGCATGGTAACGGGGAACATGAAATTGAAGTTGATGTCGGCGTCGGTGAGGTAGACATTCGACGTTAGTTTCACTCAAGTTTTTGTTCAAATTGTCGTGAAGTTTGTTCCCATTGCCCCCGTTTCGGGGGCTTTTTTATACGATATTGATCAATATCAAGCAACATACTGACTTATATTTCATACTGTAGCTATCGGGTATTTACGGATGCATAAATAATGAATACGTCAGTTAAAGCAATACTTATTGCAGCTATCACCTGTTTTTTACTTTCTGGTTGTTATAAAGGTGCTGAAGCGCCGTGGGGGTTTAGCCTCCCGCCCGGAGACATTGCAGCAGGTGAACAGGTTTTCATTAAATATAACTGTATGTCTTGCCATGTATTGGAAAACTACAATAGCAACATTGAAGAGCATGAGCTGTCTACACCAGTAATATTGGGTGGTGAAGTTACTAAAGTGAAAACCTACGCGGATCTATTAACCTCGGTTATTAACCCAAGTCATAAAATATCCAACCGCTATACCCAGCGGCCAGATGAAATGCCATACACAAAAATGCCTAATTTCAATGAAGTCATGCGCGTTCAGGAATTAGTCGATTTAGTCACCTTCCTGCAATCGAAATACACCTTGGAAGAAAACAAGCATCCTCCTTACCCCAGATTTAACTATCCAACTCAGGTAAAAGAGTAAGCTCAGCACACAAAAAAGCCCGAATTAATCTCGGGCTTCTGGGAAACCTATATCCCACTAATAACCAGTTTTAATGCTAACCCTATGAGCACTAGCCCCATAATGCGATCAAACCAGAATCCTTGCTCACGAATAAAGCCTCGCACTTTTTGAGAGCTTAAAAAATAAGACAAGGCACAAAACCATAAGCCCGTAGCAAACGCCAAGTACAAGCCATAAATGACTTTTACACTGTTGGGTGTTTGAGCTGAAATGACCACAGCAAACAGTGTTAAGAAGAACAGTGTCGCTTTTGGATTCAGCCCGTTCGTTAATAACCCAATCCAAAATGCTCTGCGATCTGAAATAGCATCATTTATCACGACCTCTGACTCAACTCCACCAGTACCACCAGCATGTTGAGGGCGGCTGCGCAAAGCGCCTAACCCCAAATACACAAGATAACCCGCCGCCAAATAGCTAAATAATTGAAACAACCAGGGAGTCGTTTTAATCAACAATCCAATCCCCAGTAATGAATAGGTAACATGAACCAGAATGCCCAAACCAATACCAATACTGGTAATCATGGCAGCTCGGCGTCCAAAACTGACGCTATGCTTTAATACAACGGCAAAATCGGGCCCGGGGCTGGCAACGGCAAATAAATGAACCGTAGCAATAGTGACAAACTCGACCCAATAATTTTGCATCAACGCCATGTTTACTGATTCTCCAGAATAAATTGCTTAACAAATTGAGGAACGATTTCCCCTGCTCGCCCATAACGTGATTCATGAAACAGCGTGTCGTTCAAACTCGGTTCCAGATTCAATTCAATACTATGAGCACCATAATGATTTGCTTCACGAACAAACCCGGCAGCAGGATATACATTGCCGGATGTGCCTATCGAAATAAAAATATCAGCTTCCTGTAACGCCTCTCCAATTTCCTGCATGTGATAGGGCATTTCGCCAAACCAGACAATGTCGGGGCGAACCGCTTGTGGTGGTTCACAACAAGTACAACGACTGTCTGAATTAATATCATCATGTAAGCGGAATCGCTTCCGGGAATGGCAACAAAACGCGCTTAACAACTCACCATGCATATGCAGGATACGCTTGCTTCCAGCTCTTTCGTGCAAATCGTCAACATTTTGTGTAACTAATAAGAAATGATCACCCAGAAAATTTTCCAATTCTGTCAGTGCTTTATGAGCCGCATTAGGCTCTACACCTGACTGCAACTGGCGTCGTCTTTCATTGTAAAAACGATAAACAAGCTCAGGATTGGCTTCAAAAGCTTCTGGTGTTGCCACTTCTTCAACACGATGATTTTCCCAAAGCCCATCGTTGTCTCGAAAGGTTTTCAATCCAGAGTCTGCGGATATACCCGCCCCCGTTAACACCACCACATTTTTCATAGGCTATATGAGCTCTTTCAATCAGTATGAAGAAACTATATTAATGGATCGAAAATGCTTTCCCAATCAGGAAAAAGAAAAATAAACGTTAAGACTAAGATCTTTTTTTGATCGTTTGTGGAGCGTTACCCGGTAACACGATAATAAAACGCGTTCCCTGAGTTACACCATCTCTGCTTAGGTTAATTGTTCCGCCCAGCGACTGAGTGACCAGGTTATAGACGATATGCATACCCAGCCCTGTGCCTCCCGAATCTCGTTTGGTGGTAAAAAAGGGCTCAAAGATTTTATCACCAATACTGTTGGGAATACCGACGCCATTATCCTGATAATGAATTTCAATCTTGTCATTAACCTTCAACACATCGATATTAATCACACCTTTTTTTATACCAACAAATCCATGCATGATAGAGTTAATCACCAGGTTACTGATAATCTGTGAAAAATCGCCGGGATTAATGCAAAGTTCAATATCGTCAGGACATTCAATAACCAAACGATGCGACGATGTTTTAAATTGAGGTGCCAGACTAAGCGCAATTTCATCCAGATATTGTTTCACATTAATTTTGCGCACTTGCGCATGAGATTGATCCACACTGACCTGTTTAAAACTTTGGATCAATTGTGATGCTCTTTCCAGATTGGCTTGCACCATTTCCGTAGATTCTCGAATAATCGTTAAAAAATTATCGAAATCTTCCTTGGTGAGCTGCCCATTTTTATAACGCGTGGAATACTCCTTTTCTTTAATCGACAAATACGAAATAGCGGATACCCCAACCCCAATAGGCGTATTGATTTCATGAGCAACACCAGCAACCAGACCACCAAGAGCGGCCATTTTTTCAGATTCAATCAGTTGTTTTTGAGCTAACTTGAGCTGGTCAAGAGACGCTTGAAGTTGCTCGTTGGTTCCTTTTAGATCCTGAGTTCTCTCATTAATGCGCAATTCCAGCTCACTGTTTATTTTATCAACCTCATTCAATGCCATTTGTTGCTTGTATAGCGATTTACGAATTTGGTCATATGTCACCTTCATCACCAACAAGCCAGTGATAATTGCTCCAATAATGAGCAAATACATAACGAACTCTTGCGTCTTCTGTGTTGCAGTAGTCTCGTGTACCAGGTCTGCGTAGGCGTTCTCATGCAAGCTCTGTAATTGGCGGGCAATAATGACGAACTCATTTAACTTCTGATTGAATAAAGCCAGATGATAAAGTTGACGGGTATTCACCTGTGAAGGGCTAATGCTCACCGACATTAACTGCTCTGCACTGGATTTTAATCGTTGGACGATATCGTCAAAGCGTTTTTCTTTAAATTGTTCCTGGCTTTTAAAGATGAATTTGGTTCGACTGGATACGGTATATTTAATATTTTCAACCAGTTCCCAATTTAACTGCTGTAGATCAACACCCGCATCCCCTGACTGAGCCCTCTTCACTGCGGCTTCATGATTTTCCTGAATTTTACCCAAATCCTTTAACAGCTTAACAATGTTGTTATCCGTCGTAAGATAATATTCACGACCAAGCCGTTCCAGACGATCTTCTTTTTGGTTAAAAACATATTGAGCAATCAATATGCCAAAGTTCATAATCAGGATGGTCATTACCAGCAAAGTCACATTTCTTAAAACGTTACTGGTAAAAACTCCCCGAAATGACTTTAGATCGGTAACCACGGAAGCTCTCACATATCTAATTCATCAATAATCTGACTCAACACGCTAAAGTCAGCATTTCCTACAGGCACATAATGATGCGCCGACATATCGTTAAGCAGTTGTTTATCCTTTTCATTACTGTATGACAGCTTTAAAAATGCATCACGGATCTTGTTTATCAAATCCTCACCCATGGTGGGTTGTACAGCCCACACATAATCCTGATAGCTTGGAGAGCGCCAAATAACCCGAATTTTCGTCGGATCAATTCGTCCATCAAGATGCATGCTTTGTAAAACTAGAGGATTAAGAACTCCGGCATCTATTTTTCCATTGTTTACCCACTCCACAGTTTTATCGTGCGCTCCAGAATACTCAACCTGAGAGAAAAACGACTCAGGTTC
Above is a window of Paraneptunicella aestuarii DNA encoding:
- a CDS encoding sensor histidine kinase; translation: MVTDLKSFRGVFTSNVLRNVTLLVMTILIMNFGILIAQYVFNQKEDRLERLGREYYLTTDNNIVKLLKDLGKIQENHEAAVKRAQSGDAGVDLQQLNWELVENIKYTVSSRTKFIFKSQEQFKEKRFDDIVQRLKSSAEQLMSVSISPSQVNTRQLYHLALFNQKLNEFVIIARQLQSLHENAYADLVHETTATQKTQEFVMYLLIIGAIITGLLVMKVTYDQIRKSLYKQQMALNEVDKINSELELRINERTQDLKGTNEQLQASLDQLKLAQKQLIESEKMAALGGLVAGVAHEINTPIGVGVSAISYLSIKEKEYSTRYKNGQLTKEDFDNFLTIIRESTEMVQANLERASQLIQSFKQVSVDQSHAQVRKINVKQYLDEIALSLAPQFKTSSHRLVIECPDDIELCINPGDFSQIISNLVINSIMHGFVGIKKGVINIDVLKVNDKIEIHYQDNGVGIPNSIGDKIFEPFFTTKRDSGGTGLGMHIVYNLVTQSLGGTINLSRDGVTQGTRFIIVLPGNAPQTIKKRS